In Lycium ferocissimum isolate CSIRO_LF1 chromosome 11, AGI_CSIRO_Lferr_CH_V1, whole genome shotgun sequence, a single genomic region encodes these proteins:
- the LOC132037166 gene encoding uncharacterized protein LOC132037166 produces MKTLNNMASRLRFWVCCQIVLVIAFASTCNCEVKSAIGDPGMRRDNLRVAIEAWNQCNEVHEEAPNMGSPREADCFDVQKSKSRTKLVHLVNEEDNKLSINDAKSLGQENLNVNTYAAWKELFLGYKCQVQDEPKPWNFWMIMLKSGNMDTTAAICPKNGRPSQPFPQESRFPCFGKGCMNMPRIYHDYTTLHSRRKHPKRSILKGSFHGTWDLDADMSKAQTQNDTSFFKVTWHKDLGKGSWKFHHILKTSSKYPWLMLYLRSDATTGVSGGYHYETRGMSKIVPKSPNFKVKFTLDIKRGGGPSSQFYIMDVGSCWKNNGQPCDGDVTTDVTRYSEMIINPETEAWCNPKENLKLCPPYHTFANGTRVHRTDEARYPYDAYHVYCSPGNGKYLEEPFNYCDEYSNPQAQEILQILPHPVWGEYGYPTKKGEGWIGDPRTWELDVGRLSQSLYFYQDPGTKPVERHWPSIDLGTEIYVSSNQVAEWTVSDFDIIITDE; encoded by the exons ATGAAAACGTTAAACAACATGGCTTCACGTTTGAGATTTTGGGTGTGTTGCCAAATAGTTTTAGTTATAGCGTTTGCTTCAACATGTAATTGTGAAGTGAAATCAGCAATTGGAGATCCAGGGATGAGAAGAGATAATTTAAGAGTTGCAATAGAAGCATGGAATCAGTGCAATGAGGTCCATGAAGAGGCTCCTAACATGGGAAGTCCTAGGGAAGCTGATTGTTTTGATGTCCAAAAATCAAAATCTAGGA CAAAGCTGGTTCACTTGGTGAATGAGGAAGATAACAAGCTAAGCATAAATGATGCCAAAAGCTTAGGACAAGAGAACCTAAATGTGAATACATATGCAGCCTGGAAAGAACTCTTTTTAGGATACAAATGCCAAGTTCAAGATGAACCAAAACCATGGAATTTTTGGATGATCATGCTCAAGAGTGGCAATATGGACACAACAGCTGCTATTTGTCCCAAAAATGGCAGACCATCTCAGCCATTTCCGCAAGAATCGCGTTTTCCATGTTTTGGCAAAGGTTGCATGAATATGCCTAGAATATACCATGATTATACTACACTACATAGCCGTAGAAAACATCCAAAGAGGAGTATATTGAAGGGAAGTTTTCATGGGACATGGGATTTGGATGCTGATATGAGCAAGGCACAGACTCAGAATGATACCTCATTTTTCAAAGTTACTTGGCATAAGGATCTTGGAAAAGGGAGCTGGAAATTTCATCATATCTTGAAGACTTCATCAAAGTATCCCTGGTTGATGCTTTACTTGAGGTCTGATGCAACCACTGGAGTTTCTGGTGGATATCATTATGAAACAAGAGGCATGTCAAAAATA GTCCCAAAGTCACCAAACTTCAAAGTGAAGTTCACACTGGATATCAAAAGAGGAGGTGGTCCAAGCAGCCAATTTTATATAATGGACGTGGGTAGTTGCTGGAAGAACAATGGCCAGCCTTGTGATGGTGATGTGACAACAGACGTTACACGATACAGTGAAATGATCATTAATCCTGAGACTGAAGCATGGTGCAACCCAAAGGAAAATTTGAAGTTGTGCCCACCTTACCATACTTTTGCAAATGGAACTCGAGTTCACCGGACTGATGAGGCAAGGTATCCCTATGATGCTTATCATGTTTATTGCTCCCCGGGCAACGGAAAGTATCTTGAGGAACCGTTCAATTACTGTGATGAATATAGCAACCCTCAAGCTCAGGAAATATTGCAAATTTTGCCTCACCCTGTTTGGGGTGAATATGGATATCCAACTAAGAAAGGGGAAGGATGGATAGGTGATCCAAGAACTTGGGAACTTGATGTAGGGAGACTCTCACAATCACTTTACTTCTATCAG GATCCAGGCACTAAACCTGTTGAGAGGCATTGGCCATCTATTGATTTGGGAACTGAGATATATGTTAGCAGCAATCAAGTTGCTGAGTGGACCGTTAGCGACTTTGATATCATTATTA